TGGGCGAAGTCCCAGAAAGGTAGTAAACGTTTGGGGCCTTAGCTATAAGAACTGCATCCAGGGAATTTTTGTCCATGAATTCGATTATTTTCTTCACTTTTTCGTTCATTAGACTCACCAAACTTTTTGAGCTTGAGAAAGTTATAAAACTTTTGAAACAAAAACGTTTAAACTCAAGGAAACTAAGGCCTTTAGGTGAAACCATGTTTGGCTGGAGAGGAAGGATAGGCCTTATCGTGCCATCTTCAAACACCACCATGGAAATGGAGTTTCATTCTATGTTACCCGAGGGAGTCTCTTTACATGTCTCTAGAATGCCACTAAAGAACGTTACCGAGGAGGAACTATTGAAGATGACAAGTTATGCTATCGAAGCTGCCAAGCTACTTTCTGATGCAGGAGTTGAGATAATAGCCTTCGGATGTACAAGCGGATCCTTTATAGGAGGGAAAGACTTCGAAAGAGAACTGGAAATGAAGATTGAAGATGAAGTCAATATAGAGACCTTCACGACAAGTACTGCCGTTTTAGAAGCCTTGTCAGTTCTAGATATCCAAACTGTTCTCGTAGTTACACCTTACATCGAAGAGATAAACCAGAGAGAAAAGGAATTTCTAGAAGCAAATGGATTTGACGTTTTGGATATAAAAGGACTCAACATTCAGGACAATCTTGAGATTGGAAAGCTAGAGCCCTATGTAGCTTATAGACTTGCAAAGGCAACCTTCACTGGAGATGCCGATGGAATATTCATCAGTTGCACGAACTTCAGAACATTTGAGATAATAGAGAAACTTGAAAGAGACTTGGGAGTTCCAGTTGTTACGAGCAATCAAGCAACGCTCTGGATGGCTCTGAGAGAAATTGATGTGAGAGATCCACTTCCCTTAGGAAAACTCCTGAGGGAATACTAAAACTATGATAGAGGTAATATTCTTAGGGACTGGAGGGATAAAACCGACTCCCGAGAGAAACGTTCCTTCGATAGCAATTAGGATAGATGGTGAGATAACTCTATTTGATGCTGGAGAAGGAACTTTAAGACAAATGGAAATAGCTGGCATAAGCCCAATGAAAGTCAAAAGGATATTCATAACACATTTTCATGGTGACCATTACCTTGGAATTCCAGCTCTAGTACAGACGATGAGCCTGTGGAAGAGGAGAGATCCATTGCACATTTATGGTCCCGAAGGAGCTTCAACATTCATTGAGAACTTACTTAAAAGTGGTTATTTTGAGCCTCCATTTGATGTCATAGTCCATGAAATCCCAGGGAAATATAGACTGAAGTTTGAAAATTATGAAATTTGGAGCTTCGAAGTCTCTCACGGGATCCCCGCTTTAGGTTACGTGTTCAAGGAGAGAGATAAGAGGGGGAACTTTGATCTTGAAAAAATAAAAAGACTCGGACTAAAACCGGGCTCTTGGATGAAGGAACTTGAAAAGAAAAAAATTCTAGAGATAAATGGGACGATTATAAGACTCTCCGACGTTACTGGACCTAAAAAGAGAGGAGCGAAGATTGTTTACACTGGGGATACAGAACCCTGTGAAAATGTGACCTTATTCTCAAAAAGGGCAACCATTTTAATACATGAAGCAACATATGTAAGTGAGGAAGATAGGGGAGAAAGTTATCACACAACGATAAGAGAAGCATGTGAAACTTGGCATGATTCAAAGGCAAAGATGTTAGTCATGTTTCATAGGGGACCAAGATATTCCTATGCTGAGTACAAAAGGAAAGTATTTGAAATATGTCCCCAAGCAATAGTTCCCAGGGATTTCGACAGAATCATCGTGAAGGGGGAGAATGATGTCCTACTTAAGGTACGTTAAGGTCATTGGAACAGTGCATGTCTCTCAAGACAGCGTGAAAAAGGTTAGGCAAGTTATCCTTTCTGAGGATCCTGATGCAATAGCTCTAGAGTTGGACTACGAGAGGTTGTTAGCATTATTAAGCGGTGCAACTCTTACGTTTTCTCAGGCATTAAAGCTTGGAAAAAGAGGAATTTTAGCATATATTCTTCAGGAAATCGAAATTGCAATTGGAAAAGAAGCCGGAACTATCCCAGGAGGGGAGATGATAGAAGCGTTTAACGTTGCACGCTCCCTTGGGATTCCTATATACGTTATAGATAGACCAATCCAAATTACGCTTTCAAGACTGCTCACAATCCCACTTTCCGAAAAGATAAGAGGATTAGTTGAGATCCTTGGAGTTTTGCTATTTCCCAGAGTCCAGGCGAATGAAGATTATACAAGCTTAAGAATGGAGTTTCAAAGGAAGTATCCCACGATGTATAAGATTCTAGTCGAGGAGAGAGATGAATTCATGGCCCAAAACCTAATGAGGATAGTCGATGCACTCCTAGAGAGAAAGAAAAAGATAAAAGTTATTGCTGTTGTGGGACTTGGACATAAGAGGGGGATAGAAAGGATTTTATCCCGGCACTCTCCTGAGGGCATTAATCAGTAACTCCTTGTAAAGTTCTAGCTTTCTCAGTTCTTTCTCGCTTATTCTGTCCTTTCTGCTTACTTCCTCGTAGAATCTTTCAAGTTCATCCAGTATCTCTTCCAGAAGGGAGGAATCTCCGTTTATGGACAGAAGTTTACCTCTCAGAAAAGCCATAACTTCTTTTGGTCTTCCCAAGTAGGCCCAATAGAGACCCTCTCTTAAGACACTCTCCAGTATCTCAACGTTCGGTTTCTCGACCCCTCCTCATCAATCATCACCAAAACTCTTCGAGACTTAGACGATATATAAAATTTTTGAAAGTCGAATTGACGGAATGTCAGCTAGAATCGTCATATACAACTCCAGCAAACTCCCCGTCATCTAGCGTAACAAAGCTAACCTTTATCTTCTTTCCTGTTTTCGGATCGACAACAACAAAGTCTGGGTTCTTTAGGTATTCACTTGAAGGGATCTTCATTACTAGGTCATAATGCCTCTTCAACTCCCTTAAAAACCTCTCTGGATTCCTCCTTATAACTCCCATCCTCATCACCTCCAAAATAGCATACTACTTCAAAGTATAAAAGGTTTTCCATAGCCGTTTGTTAAAATTGAATTAGACGATAGTCGAAAGTTAGGCTTTGGAAACTCCAGCAGCTTCAAAGAGTTCACTCACCAAAACCAATGGATGCAAACTAAATCCTTCCTTTTCGATGTTTTCCCTGGCACCCTCCTCTCTATCAACAACCACAAATATCCCGACGACGTTGGCTCCATGTTCCCTGAGAATCTTAGCAGCTCTTATTACGCTACCTCCAGTTGTGGTCACGTCCTCAACTAACAGAACCCTATCTCCTTCCCTCACTTCTCCCTCAATTATTTTTCCAGTACCATGCTCCTTTTTCTTCTTCCTTATTATTAATAATGGCTTATTAGTTTCTAGAGAAAGAGCCGTTGCTATTGGCACTGCTCCAAGTTCCGGTCCCGCAACTTTATCATACTCTAGCCCAAGTTCCTCGGCTTTCTCCTTGATTAACCTTGCTATTATCTTTAAGGCCTCTGGGTTCGTTATTAACTTCTTAATGTCGATGTAATAGTTGCTTTCTTTTCCTGATGTTAATATGAAGTGGCCGAACTTTATGCAACCCTCCTTTATTATCAGCTCGATTAACTTATCCTTCATCACTTTCCCACCTCACCTTAGGAACCTCGAAAAGTTTTATAAGCTTCCCCTTGAACCAAAGGCTTGAAAGTTAGGGGTAAGACCCGTTAAGTATTGGGCGTGTTAAAACCATTTGTTCAAGAAATTAATGAGGGAGGGATTAAAATGGTCCAAAAGCCTCACAGTTTCAGAAGAAAAACTAGGAAAAAGCTTCGCAAACATCCGAGAAGGAGAGGTTTACCCCCACTCACGAGATTCCTCCAGGAGTTTGAAGTTGGACAGAAAGTCCACATAGTAATAGAACCGAGCTATCACAAGGGGATGCCAGATCCAAGGTTTCACGGAAGAACTGGAACAGTAGTTGGCAAGAGAGGAGAGGCATATATAGTTGAAGTTCCAGATGGAAA
The window above is part of the Pyrococcus sp. NA2 genome. Proteins encoded here:
- a CDS encoding TraB domain-containing protein; this encodes MSYLRYVKVIGTVHVSQDSVKKVRQVILSEDPDAIALELDYERLLALLSGATLTFSQALKLGKRGILAYILQEIEIAIGKEAGTIPGGEMIEAFNVARSLGIPIYVIDRPIQITLSRLLTIPLSEKIRGLVEILGVLLFPRVQANEDYTSLRMEFQRKYPTMYKILVEERDEFMAQNLMRIVDALLERKKKIKVIAVVGLGHKRGIERILSRHSPEGINQ
- the rnz gene encoding ribonuclease Z, whose amino-acid sequence is MIEVIFLGTGGIKPTPERNVPSIAIRIDGEITLFDAGEGTLRQMEIAGISPMKVKRIFITHFHGDHYLGIPALVQTMSLWKRRDPLHIYGPEGASTFIENLLKSGYFEPPFDVIVHEIPGKYRLKFENYEIWSFEVSHGIPALGYVFKERDKRGNFDLEKIKRLGLKPGSWMKELEKKKILEINGTIIRLSDVTGPKKRGAKIVYTGDTEPCENVTLFSKRATILIHEATYVSEEDRGESYHTTIREACETWHDSKAKMLVMFHRGPRYSYAEYKRKVFEICPQAIVPRDFDRIIVKGENDVLLKVR
- a CDS encoding aspartate/glutamate racemase family protein; translation: MFGWRGRIGLIVPSSNTTMEMEFHSMLPEGVSLHVSRMPLKNVTEEELLKMTSYAIEAAKLLSDAGVEIIAFGCTSGSFIGGKDFERELEMKIEDEVNIETFTTSTAVLEALSVLDIQTVLVVTPYIEEINQREKEFLEANGFDVLDIKGLNIQDNLEIGKLEPYVAYRLAKATFTGDADGIFISCTNFRTFEIIEKLERDLGVPVVTSNQATLWMALREIDVRDPLPLGKLLREY
- the pyrE gene encoding orotate phosphoribosyltransferase, coding for MKDKLIELIIKEGCIKFGHFILTSGKESNYYIDIKKLITNPEALKIIARLIKEKAEELGLEYDKVAGPELGAVPIATALSLETNKPLLIIRKKKKEHGTGKIIEGEVREGDRVLLVEDVTTTGGSVIRAAKILREHGANVVGIFVVVDREEGARENIEKEGFSLHPLVLVSELFEAAGVSKA
- a CDS encoding 50S ribosomal protein L21e produces the protein MVQKPHSFRRKTRKKLRKHPRRRGLPPLTRFLQEFEVGQKVHIVIEPSYHKGMPDPRFHGRTGTVVGKRGEAYIVEVPDGNKVKTLFVHPVHLRPQK